A single Roseofilum reptotaenium CS-1145 DNA region contains:
- a CDS encoding phenylpyruvate tautomerase MIF-related protein: MPLIKIQTSVPIPEKIAVTGLLQILSAKLAQHLGKPESYVMTAFDADVPMTFGGTSDPVCYIEVKNIGGMSPAQTQSMSQDFCEAIAESLGVPPNRTYIEFAGAEGSMWGWNGGTF; the protein is encoded by the coding sequence ATGCCATTAATCAAAATTCAAACATCTGTTCCAATTCCAGAGAAGATTGCAGTTACAGGTTTGCTGCAAATACTTTCAGCTAAATTAGCCCAACACTTGGGGAAACCCGAATCTTATGTCATGACTGCTTTTGACGCTGATGTGCCGATGACATTTGGGGGAACCTCAGATCCGGTATGCTACATTGAGGTGAAGAATATTGGCGGGATGAGTCCTGCTCAAACCCAGAGTATGAGTCAGGATTTTTGCGAAGCGATCGCTGAAAGCTTAGGAGTACCCCCCAATCGTACCTACATTGAGTTTGCAGGTGCTGAGGGTAGTATGTGGGGTTGGAATGGTGGGACATTTTAA
- a CDS encoding DNA-directed RNA polymerase subunit gamma: MKNQQQRFDYVKIGIASPDRIRQWGERTLPNGSVVGEVTKPETINYRTLKPEMDGLFCERIFGPAKDWECHCGKYKRVRHRGIVCERCGVEVTESRVRRHRMGHIQLAAPVAHVWYLKGIPSYMAILLDMPLRDVEQIVYFNAYVVLDPGNTPEVAKTNEEIPSLSYKQLLNEDQWMDIEDQLYSEDSELIGVEVGIGAEAIERLLADLELETVAEQLREDILNSKGQKRAKLIKRLRVIDNFIATGSKPEWMILSMLPVIPPDLRPMVQLDGGRFATSDLNDLYRRVINRNNRLARLQEILAPEIIVRNEKRMLQEAVDALIDNGRRGRTVVGANNRPLKSLSDIIEGKQGRFRQNLLGKRVDYSGRSVIVVGPKLQIYQCGLPKEMAIELFQPFVIHRLIRQGLVNNIKAAKKLIQRNDPSVWDVLEEVIEGHPVLLNRAPTLHRLGIQAFEPMLVEGRAIQLHPLVCPAFNADFDGDQMAVHVPLSLESQSEARLLMLASNNVMSPATGRPIITPSQDMVLGCYYLTAENPWAQKGGDRFFASLEDAIRAYDQAQVDLHAYIWVRYDGEVESPEKDDEIVSEEKLEDGTVNRIYRYRRVRETAEGEQICQYIRTTPGRIIFNKTIHDSILTA, from the coding sequence ATGAAAAATCAGCAACAACGGTTTGATTACGTCAAAATTGGTATCGCTTCTCCTGACCGGATTCGGCAATGGGGAGAGCGAACCCTTCCCAATGGGTCAGTCGTTGGGGAAGTGACCAAACCGGAAACCATCAACTATCGTACTCTCAAACCCGAAATGGATGGCCTCTTCTGCGAGCGGATTTTTGGGCCAGCTAAAGATTGGGAATGCCATTGTGGAAAGTATAAACGAGTTCGTCATCGGGGGATTGTTTGCGAGCGTTGCGGCGTAGAAGTGACCGAATCGAGAGTCCGTCGCCATCGCATGGGTCATATTCAATTAGCCGCTCCAGTTGCCCATGTGTGGTACTTAAAAGGTATACCCAGCTATATGGCCATTCTGCTGGATATGCCCCTGCGGGATGTGGAACAAATTGTGTATTTTAATGCCTATGTGGTTCTCGATCCCGGAAATACCCCAGAGGTCGCTAAGACCAATGAAGAAATTCCCTCCCTCAGTTATAAACAACTGCTCAATGAAGACCAGTGGATGGATATTGAAGACCAATTGTATTCTGAAGATTCAGAATTAATTGGTGTAGAAGTGGGCATTGGTGCAGAGGCCATTGAGCGCTTACTAGCCGATTTGGAATTGGAAACCGTAGCGGAACAACTGCGCGAAGATATCCTCAATTCTAAAGGGCAAAAACGGGCGAAGTTAATTAAACGTTTGCGGGTCATTGATAACTTTATTGCCACCGGTTCTAAGCCGGAATGGATGATTTTGAGTATGCTGCCGGTGATTCCGCCCGATTTGCGCCCGATGGTGCAGTTGGATGGAGGACGGTTTGCCACCAGCGATTTAAACGATCTGTATCGCCGGGTGATTAACCGCAATAACCGATTAGCTCGACTGCAAGAAATTTTAGCCCCGGAGATTATTGTCCGTAATGAAAAGCGGATGTTACAAGAAGCCGTGGATGCTCTGATTGATAATGGTCGGCGCGGTCGCACGGTGGTGGGAGCGAATAACCGGCCGTTGAAATCTTTGTCGGACATTATTGAAGGAAAACAGGGACGTTTCCGGCAAAACTTGTTAGGAAAACGGGTGGATTATTCCGGTCGTTCTGTAATTGTTGTGGGGCCAAAGCTGCAAATTTACCAATGTGGCTTACCCAAGGAAATGGCGATCGAATTGTTCCAACCGTTTGTCATTCATCGCTTAATTCGCCAAGGATTGGTCAATAATATTAAGGCGGCGAAAAAGCTGATTCAACGGAACGATCCTAGTGTTTGGGATGTTTTAGAAGAGGTGATTGAAGGTCACCCAGTTTTGCTGAACCGCGCTCCAACGTTGCACCGGTTGGGGATTCAAGCCTTTGAACCGATGCTTGTGGAAGGGCGAGCCATTCAGTTGCATCCGTTAGTTTGTCCGGCGTTTAACGCAGACTTTGATGGAGACCAAATGGCGGTGCATGTGCCGTTGTCGTTGGAGTCCCAATCTGAGGCACGGTTGTTGATGTTAGCGTCGAATAATGTGATGTCTCCAGCGACGGGGCGGCCCATTATTACGCCATCTCAGGATATGGTGTTAGGATGTTACTATTTAACGGCGGAAAATCCTTGGGCGCAGAAAGGGGGCGATCGCTTTTTTGCTTCTTTAGAAGATGCCATTCGTGCCTACGATCAAGCCCAAGTAGACCTACATGCCTATATCTGGGTTCGTTATGATGGTGAAGTGGAATCTCCAGAAAAAGATGATGAAATCGTTTCTGAAGAGAAGCTTGAAGACGGAACAGTAAACCGTATTTACCGCTATCGACGAGTACGAGAAACAGCCGAAGGTGAGCAGATTTGCCAGTATATTCGCACAACACCGGGTCGGATTATCTTTAATAAGACGATTCATGATTCTATCCTCACGGCTTAG
- a CDS encoding flavin reductase family protein, which yields MLDEQAKKTLLRKIPHGLYICGVKDGEEVNGFTASWVMQASFTPPLVVNCVNTKSQSHAMIQSSGVFALSILEAGQKDLAQQFFKPQRRVGNKFESVDFYLGETGCPIITDTLGYVECQVVGVVEKGDHTVFVGEVIAAGIHREGEPLLLESTGWNYGG from the coding sequence GTGTTAGATGAACAGGCAAAGAAAACCCTGTTAAGAAAAATCCCCCATGGCTTGTATATCTGTGGGGTAAAAGATGGGGAAGAAGTGAATGGTTTTACGGCGAGTTGGGTAATGCAAGCCTCTTTTACCCCTCCTTTGGTGGTCAATTGTGTGAATACTAAGTCTCAATCCCATGCCATGATTCAATCGAGTGGGGTATTTGCTTTAAGTATTCTGGAAGCGGGACAAAAGGATTTAGCCCAGCAATTTTTTAAGCCTCAACGCCGAGTCGGGAATAAGTTTGAATCAGTGGACTTTTATCTGGGTGAAACCGGATGTCCGATCATTACCGATACCTTAGGATATGTGGAATGCCAGGTTGTGGGAGTGGTAGAAAAAGGCGATCATACAGTATTCGTGGGGGAAGTGATTGCCGCAGGAATTCACCGGGAAGGTGAGCCACTCTTACTCGAAAGTACAGGTTGGAATTATGGCGGTTAG
- a CDS encoding Uma2 family endonuclease — MVQTPVKPETETLLLTLPTTLKLYVTQEQFEALAASNRDLRLERTATGELIVNPPTGWETGKRNFSIIVQLGRWYEDNQQGEAFDSSTGFILPNGANLSPDAAWISQERWDSLTDEQKGTFANICPDFVVELRSKSDTLKSLQEKMQEYMENGARLGWLIDLQNRTVEIYRVGLEVEVLSNPTELSGEEVLPNFVLNLRRVWD, encoded by the coding sequence ATGGTACAGACACCAGTAAAACCCGAAACCGAAACGCTCTTGCTGACATTACCGACAACCCTCAAGCTCTATGTCACGCAAGAACAATTTGAAGCTCTAGCTGCCAGTAATCGAGACTTACGACTAGAAAGAACTGCAACAGGAGAATTGATTGTGAATCCACCCACAGGTTGGGAAACCGGAAAACGTAATTTCAGCATTATTGTACAATTGGGTCGTTGGTATGAAGATAATCAGCAAGGAGAAGCATTTGACTCTTCTACCGGATTCATTTTACCCAATGGCGCAAATCTCTCTCCCGATGCTGCTTGGATAAGTCAAGAGCGCTGGGATTCACTGACGGATGAGCAAAAGGGAACATTCGCCAATATTTGCCCCGATTTTGTGGTGGAATTGCGTTCAAAGTCGGATACCCTAAAATCACTGCAAGAGAAAATGCAAGAATATATGGAAAATGGAGCAAGATTAGGTTGGTTAATCGATCTTCAAAATCGAACGGTGGAAATTTATCGAGTCGGTTTAGAGGTCGAAGTTTTGTCCAATCCAACTGAATTATCCGGTGAAGAAGTTTTACCCAATTTTGTCTTGAATTTGCGCCGAGTCTGGGATTAG